The Thermoanaerobaculia bacterium nucleotide sequence CCCAGCGCGACGTCCGGGAGCATGGTCTCGGACGCCTGGGCGCTCTCTGTGCCGGCTCCGTCGATCTCGCCGCTTTCGCCGAGTTTCAGCCCGAGCTCCTTCGCGAGCGCCGGGTCGATCGCCGACGGGTCCGTGCCGGTGTCGATCATCGCAAGATACGGCCCTCGCCCGGCGACCCGGACCGGAACGAGGATGACGTTCCGGTCGAGCTCGAACGGAACCGCGTCGCCGTTCCCTGCGGCCGCCGCCGATGCGGCGATCGTCGCCATGAGTGTCGCCATCAGCACGCGCATGTCCATCTGGCCTCCCCGGGTCCCATGAGTCGGAGTCCGGCGAAAGTTCCCATGGAGGACGATCTTCCTTCCGGCTCTCGCAGCGACTTCGGCGCCCTCAGGTTGACATCCTACCCGAGCGGCGCGATACTCGGGTCGAATGGTAACCCATCGCGGCGATGAGCGCCGCGCGATCCGTCGAAGCGGCGAAGGACTCGGGAAGGAACCCCGCGACCGGCTCGAGCTTCTCCAGGGGACGCTGGACGTATTGATCCTGCGCACGCTGATCTTCGGACCGCAGCACGGGCAGGGGATCGCGCGCGCCATCCAGACGACGTCCGACGAAGAGCTCCTGGTCGAGCACGGCGCTCTCTATCCGGCGCTCCAG carries:
- a CDS encoding PadR family transcriptional regulator, translating into MVTHRGDERRAIRRSGEGLGKEPRDRLELLQGTLDVLILRTLIFGPQHGQGIARAIQTTSDEELLVEHGALYPALQRLEERRWISAKWGVSANNRKARFYGLTAAGRKQLVKETSKWRRLVSAIGRVLGPEET